Proteins co-encoded in one Desulfitobacterium hafniense DCB-2 genomic window:
- a CDS encoding class I adenylate-forming enzyme family protein gives MNPMTVGDFLTLNSARYPDKIALVCKDKRLTYQELNCRVNALAHALLDLGIGKGDKIGYLFPNSMEIVELFFAIAKIGAIAVPLNHRLVAREIKCLLDSVECDVFVYSRLYDGPVSEVKGSFRTVKHIIRLGEPAPGEYSFEKLLEHKDTSEPDIAVDSGDLFRIQFTGGTTGRSKGVMRTHEADLFQTIGVMTSNKMGASPDEVVLTQSPLHHQGGITWMLCVMVTGAQFVICDGFDPVEILRQIEQERVTYMLLLPPSTYLRLIDAPVFRDYDVSSVKVVHTSAGGTSPAIIQKMAEAFPNCEVYYGWGQTETGAGTVHRITREMALHHPEKTQSIGRPMPFFQLRIVDEAGKDVPLGEVGEGIAKGPAIFSGYYKQPELTDGTIADGWTRTGDMMRQDEEGLYYMVDRKKDMIKTGGENVFAQEVEAVIRKHPAVLDCSVIGVPDQTFGEAVMAVVKLRAGYTAAAADIQEHCKRDLSSYKKPRYVEFLDEFPVDSAGKIQKFKLRKKYREIYSHLIETHGKQLS, from the coding sequence ATGAATCCGATGACCGTAGGGGACTTTCTGACCCTGAATTCAGCCAGATACCCTGACAAAATTGCCCTGGTCTGCAAGGATAAGCGCTTAACGTATCAGGAATTGAATTGCAGGGTAAACGCCTTGGCTCATGCACTCCTGGATCTCGGCATTGGCAAGGGGGATAAGATCGGCTATCTTTTCCCCAACTCCATGGAAATCGTCGAGTTATTCTTTGCCATTGCTAAGATCGGTGCCATTGCCGTGCCCCTCAATCATCGGCTGGTAGCCAGAGAAATTAAATGTCTGCTGGATTCAGTGGAATGTGATGTTTTTGTCTACAGCCGGTTGTATGATGGGCCGGTAAGTGAGGTAAAGGGCAGCTTCAGGACGGTAAAGCATATTATCCGTCTGGGAGAACCCGCTCCCGGCGAATATTCTTTCGAAAAACTGCTGGAGCATAAAGATACCAGTGAACCGGATATTGCCGTTGACAGTGGGGATTTATTCAGAATTCAGTTCACGGGGGGGACCACGGGGCGTTCCAAAGGAGTGATGCGCACTCACGAGGCTGACCTCTTCCAGACAATTGGGGTTATGACTTCCAATAAAATGGGAGCCAGCCCGGATGAGGTGGTGCTGACCCAGTCCCCCCTGCATCATCAGGGCGGGATAACCTGGATGCTTTGCGTTATGGTGACCGGTGCGCAATTTGTTATTTGCGACGGATTTGATCCGGTAGAAATTCTGAGGCAGATTGAGCAGGAACGGGTAACCTATATGCTGCTGCTGCCGCCGAGCACCTATCTGCGCTTAATCGATGCACCGGTTTTTAGAGATTATGATGTAAGCTCGGTCAAGGTGGTTCACACTTCCGCAGGAGGTACCTCTCCGGCCATTATCCAGAAGATGGCTGAGGCTTTTCCCAACTGTGAAGTGTATTACGGCTGGGGGCAAACCGAGACAGGAGCGGGGACCGTTCACCGGATCACCAGGGAAATGGCCTTGCATCACCCGGAGAAGACCCAAAGCATAGGCAGGCCGATGCCCTTTTTCCAACTGAGAATTGTGGATGAGGCAGGAAAGGATGTTCCTCTGGGTGAGGTGGGGGAAGGGATTGCCAAAGGACCGGCTATTTTTTCAGGCTACTATAAGCAACCGGAATTAACGGACGGGACCATCGCTGATGGCTGGACACGTACCGGGGATATGATGAGGCAGGACGAGGAAGGCCTCTACTATATGGTGGATCGGAAAAAGGACATGATAAAAACCGGGGGGGAGAATGTTTTCGCTCAGGAAGTGGAAGCCGTCATCCGCAAACACCCTGCGGTTTTGGATTGCTCGGTGATTGGGGTGCCTGACCAAACCTTTGGGGAGGCCGTCATGGCCGTCGTCAAACTCAGGGCGGGATACACCGCTGCGGCGGCAGACATTCAGGAACACTGCAAAAGAGATTTATCCAGCTATAAAAAGCCGCGCTATGTGGAGTTTCTCGATGAGTTTCCCGTGGATAGTGCCGGCAAGATTCAGAAATTCAAGCTCAGAAAAAAATACCGGGAAATCTACAGCCATCTTATTGAAACCCATGGAAAACAGTTATCCTGA
- the caiB gene encoding L-carnitine CoA-transferase: protein MNMVRRTEIPQFGLLSGVKVVHNTVSIAGPFAAELYAEYGADVIWIENAKVPCMSRVATGNAWQQDRRNQRNLSIDISLPEGKEIFLKLMEDTDVFISAARGGQYEKLGLGDEVLWERNPRLVIVKISGFGQTGLPDYMNRPSYDPIAQAFGGYMTMNGFPGMPSMPTNPLTADYMSALFAFGTSVAAVMKSRETSRGESIDLAQYEVLMRTQSRYPMDFLEQGIPFVKEGSHSAYFAGYGTYSCQDEKEVYMLYLGAGVLKKGLPFIGIEFGTEKIPPGTNLLYLSSPEGQLLEERIKAFCQSHTAEEVEKAFLAHGVPCSRIMDYNDCLKDPQYVAREVFTEWKKVNGESVKGVNIFPKFKNYPAQIWRGAPNIGMDNEDILTELGLTEEHIKELYGKKILTQRDYLNNI from the coding sequence ATGAACATGGTAAGAAGAACTGAAATTCCTCAGTTTGGTCTGTTATCCGGAGTGAAAGTCGTGCACAATACCGTTTCGATTGCCGGCCCTTTTGCGGCGGAGCTCTATGCCGAATATGGGGCGGATGTCATTTGGATCGAAAATGCCAAGGTTCCCTGTATGAGCCGTGTAGCCACCGGCAACGCCTGGCAGCAGGACCGCCGCAATCAGCGGAATCTTTCTATTGATATATCCCTCCCTGAAGGAAAAGAGATATTTCTGAAGTTGATGGAAGATACGGATGTTTTTATTTCAGCAGCCAGGGGCGGGCAGTACGAGAAACTGGGCCTGGGAGATGAAGTGCTCTGGGAGCGAAATCCCCGCCTGGTGATTGTAAAGATTTCCGGTTTTGGGCAAACCGGGCTGCCGGACTATATGAACCGGCCCAGTTATGATCCCATCGCTCAGGCCTTTGGCGGCTATATGACTATGAATGGATTTCCAGGGATGCCTTCCATGCCCACCAATCCTTTAACTGCCGATTATATGAGCGCTTTGTTCGCTTTCGGAACTTCCGTAGCGGCAGTTATGAAAAGCAGGGAAACAAGCCGGGGGGAAAGCATTGATTTGGCTCAATATGAAGTCCTGATGCGCACCCAATCCCGCTATCCCATGGATTTTCTGGAACAGGGGATTCCTTTTGTCAAAGAGGGCAGCCATAGTGCTTACTTTGCCGGCTATGGGACCTATAGCTGTCAGGATGAAAAAGAAGTCTATATGCTTTATTTAGGTGCGGGAGTGCTGAAAAAAGGTCTGCCTTTTATAGGCATCGAGTTCGGTACGGAAAAAATTCCCCCCGGCACCAATCTGCTCTACCTTTCTTCCCCTGAGGGACAGCTTTTAGAGGAGAGGATTAAAGCTTTCTGTCAGTCCCATACAGCGGAAGAGGTCGAGAAAGCCTTCTTAGCCCATGGGGTGCCTTGTTCCAGAATTATGGATTACAACGATTGCCTTAAGGACCCCCAGTATGTGGCCCGGGAAGTGTTTACCGAATGGAAGAAAGTCAATGGGGAGTCTGTAAAAGGAGTCAACATTTTCCCCAAATTCAAGAACTACCCGGCACAGATCTGGAGGGGAGCCCCCAATATCGGCATGGATAACGAAGACATTCTCACAGAACTGGGATTAACTGAAGAACATATTAAGGAGTTATACGGGAAAAAGATCTTAACCCAAAGGGATTATTTAAATAATATCTAG